In Actinomadura luteofluorescens, the sequence GCGGTGGCGATGAGCCGGCTCGGCCTGCGGGTCGGGCTCGCGGCCCCGTTCGGCGACGACATGTTCGGCTCCTACCTGTGGCGGACGCTCGCCGAGCAGGAGGGCATCGACCTCGGGCACTCCCGCCGGATCAAGGGCTGGCCCACCCCGGTCACGGTCTCGCTGGCCTACGACTCCGACCGCAGCATGGTCACCTACGCCAGGCCCCTGCCGGACCTCGACCCCGGCGAGACGGGCGACGCGGAGGCGGTGCTCGGCTCCCCGCCGCCGGCCGCGCGCGCCTGTTTCGTCGACATCGAGCATCCGGTGCCGGGCTGGGCGAGGGAGATGCGGCGGGCGGGCGCCGCCGTGTTCGCCGACATCGGCTGGGACGCCACCGAGACGTGGTCCAGCGAGGTCCTCGACCGGCTGGAGCACGTGGACGTGTTCCTGCCCAACGCCGTGGAGGCCATGGCCTACACCCGCACGACCACGCCGGAGGACGCGGCCCGTGCCCTGTCCGAGCGTGTCCCGGTCGTCGTCGTCAAGCGCGGCGGCGCGGGCGCCATCGCGATCGACTCGGCGACCGGCGAGGTCGCCGAGACCGACGCGCTGCCGGTGCGGCCGCTCGACGCGACCGGCGCCGGCGACGTGTTCGGCGCCGGGTTCCTGTTCGGGACGCTCGCCGGCCTGCCGCTCCTGGAGCGGCTGCGGTTCGCCAACCTGTGCGCGGGCCTGTCGGTCCGGCACCGCAGCGGCTCGCTCGGCGCACCGTGCTGGGGGGAGATCGCCGCGTTCGGCGAGTCCGGCGAGGTGCCCGAGTCCGTCCTCGAACCGTACGCCTTCGTCGTCGACTTCATCCCCGACTCGGCGACCGACACGGTCGTCCGGGCCGAACCCACCCTCCGGGCCGACCACTAGCGCGCCGTCCCCGACCGACGCGGACGCAGCAGGACAGAAAGCAATAGGGAGCCGTAGCTATGCCGACACTGACGAGGCGAGGAGCGGCCGCGGCGGCCGCGGCCCTCGCGACCCTGCTCGCGGCGGCGTGCGCCCCGGGCTCGTCCGGCGACAAGCCGGAGAGCAAGGCGCCCGCCGCGGTGAGCACCGACGTGGCCAAGGCCGGGAACGTCACGCTCACCGTCTGGGACCAGGAGGTCCAGGGCGGGCAGAAGAAGCAGATCGAGGAGCTGAACAAGCGCTTCGAGGCCAAGTACCCCAACGTGAAGATCAAGCGGGTGTCGCGGTCGTTCAGCGACCTGCAGAAGACGCTCCGGCTCGCGCTGTCGGGCGGCAGCCCGCCCGACGTCGTGGAGGCCAACCAGGGCTACGCGTCCATGGCGCAGTACGTCAAGGCCGGGATGCTCCTCCCGCTCGACTCCTACGACCAGGTCTACGGGTGGCGCAAGCGCTATCCCAAGGGCCTGACGGACCTGAACAGCGTCACCCAGGACGGCAAGCTCATCGGGTCCGGCAACCTGTACGGCGTCTCGCTGAACGGCGAGATCGTCGGGCTCTACTACAACAAGGAGAAGCTCGCCAAGCTCGGCGTCCAGCCGCCGAAGAGCTGGGCGGAGTTCGACCAGGCGCTCGCCACGGCCAAGGGCAAGGGCGAGGTCCCGATCGCGTTCGGCAACCTGGAGAAGCTGCCCGCGATGCAGCTGTACGGCGTCCTCCAGGACGGCGCCGCCGACAAGGAGGCCGTCCGCAAGCTCGTGTTCGGCAGCGGCGGCTCCTGGACGGACGCCCCGAACGTCCAGGCGGCGCAGAAGCTCGCCGACTGGTCGAAGAAGGGCTACTTCACCAAGGACGCCAACGCCGTCAAGTGGGACGACACCCCCGTCAACTTCGCCAAGGGCGACGGCGTGTTCATGTTCGGCGGCACCTGGTGGGCGTCCGAGCTCAACGACAAGATGAAGGACAAGGTCGGCTTCATGGTGCCGCCCCCGACGCAGGCCGGGGCGCCTTCCGCGACGATGGGCGGCGAGAGCCTGCCCTGGTCGATCACGTCCAAGAGCAAGAACCCGGACGTCGCCGCCGCCTACATCAACTTCATCACCTCCCCGGAGGCGATGGACGTCTCGATCGAGACCGGCAACCTGCCGGCGCTCGCCGCGCCCTCCAAGCAGCCGACCGGACCGCTGCTGAAGGAGGTGTCGACGGCGTGGGCCGAGCTGAGCAAGAACGACGGCATCACCCCGTACCTCGACTACGCGACGCCGACCTTCGCCGACGCGTTCGGCGGGCCGCTGCAGGAACTCGTCGCCGGGCGCAAGCCGGCCGACGCGGTCATGAAGGCGGCCCAGGACGACTACTCCGCCTTCCAGAAGAAGAAGTAGGGATCGGCCATGCCCGCCTCCGGCCGGCGCGTCGCCCGCGGCGCGGCCGGGGGCGGGTCGGCGCCGGACGCACGACCAAGGAGCCCGCACATGACGACCGTCGCGCGGCGAAAGACCCCCAAGTCCAGGCACGCGGCCTCGGCCCCGCGCACGGCACGGCGCCAGGGCCGCGCCTTCTCCGGGTCTCCCGGGGAACCCGGCCGGATCGGCTGGCTCTACACCCTGCCGGCCCTGCTGGTGTACGGGACGTTCCTGCTGTGGCCGCTGGCGCGGGGGGCGCAGTTCTCCCTCTACCACTGGGACGGCCTCGG encodes:
- a CDS encoding extracellular solute-binding protein, which codes for MPTLTRRGAAAAAAALATLLAAACAPGSSGDKPESKAPAAVSTDVAKAGNVTLTVWDQEVQGGQKKQIEELNKRFEAKYPNVKIKRVSRSFSDLQKTLRLALSGGSPPDVVEANQGYASMAQYVKAGMLLPLDSYDQVYGWRKRYPKGLTDLNSVTQDGKLIGSGNLYGVSLNGEIVGLYYNKEKLAKLGVQPPKSWAEFDQALATAKGKGEVPIAFGNLEKLPAMQLYGVLQDGAADKEAVRKLVFGSGGSWTDAPNVQAAQKLADWSKKGYFTKDANAVKWDDTPVNFAKGDGVFMFGGTWWASELNDKMKDKVGFMVPPPTQAGAPSATMGGESLPWSITSKSKNPDVAAAYINFITSPEAMDVSIETGNLPALAAPSKQPTGPLLKEVSTAWAELSKNDGITPYLDYATPTFADAFGGPLQELVAGRKPADAVMKAAQDDYSAFQKKK
- a CDS encoding carbohydrate kinase family protein; this encodes MTVETLGGSPPVDHPAPGAAAAPGQPPEPSLADPCTERVPAGDLLRGGDAPGPAPELDVFLSGQVFMDMIFTGLPGLPPPGTEMFTEGLGSAPGGAANIAVAMSRLGLRVGLAAPFGDDMFGSYLWRTLAEQEGIDLGHSRRIKGWPTPVTVSLAYDSDRSMVTYARPLPDLDPGETGDAEAVLGSPPPAARACFVDIEHPVPGWAREMRRAGAAVFADIGWDATETWSSEVLDRLEHVDVFLPNAVEAMAYTRTTTPEDAARALSERVPVVVVKRGGAGAIAIDSATGEVAETDALPVRPLDATGAGDVFGAGFLFGTLAGLPLLERLRFANLCAGLSVRHRSGSLGAPCWGEIAAFGESGEVPESVLEPYAFVVDFIPDSATDTVVRAEPTLRADH